The Sulfolobus acidocaldarius DSM 639 genome has a window encoding:
- a CDS encoding SCP2 sterol-binding domain-containing protein, with translation MSQTQEYLFPSKEWADEWCKLLNGSKEYYEASKTAPWDSVVLVSTNVPEKVRATLIEMYKKGEAKADSVDFNSTAGAIKLNIKEGRCLGTEFHTDMSKVVGSLILEAPYDTWLKIIQGKLDVTVALLGGSIKIKKGSLTELARYTNAAVIMSNMSRKIKSKILA, from the coding sequence ATGTCTCAAACACAAGAGTATCTATTTCCAAGTAAGGAATGGGCAGATGAGTGGTGTAAACTACTTAACGGAAGTAAAGAGTACTATGAAGCCTCTAAGACTGCACCATGGGACTCTGTGGTTCTAGTATCGACAAATGTTCCTGAAAAAGTAAGAGCGACACTAATAGAGATGTACAAGAAGGGAGAAGCTAAAGCTGATTCGGTAGACTTTAACTCAACTGCTGGTGCAATAAAACTAAACATTAAAGAGGGTAGATGTTTAGGCACGGAGTTTCATACGGACATGTCAAAGGTTGTGGGTTCACTGATATTAGAGGCTCCTTACGATACTTGGTTAAAGATCATCCAAGGTAAATTAGACGTTACTGTCGCGTTATTGGGAGGTTCAATAAAGATTAAGAAAGGTAGTTTAACAGAGTTGGCTAGATACACCAATGCTGCAGTTATAATGTCGAACATGAGCAGGAAAATAAAGTCCAAGATATTAGCTTAA
- a CDS encoding alcohol dehydrogenase catalytic domain-containing protein codes for MKAAIFKGANAPLQLTDIPKPSPGEGEILIRVASTGVCHSDIHHMKGELLGFMPPEGFILGHEISGWVEDFGPNVTNPYGLQKGDPVIVSWIVPCGKCRYCASGKENYCNNVMMKMPGLIGINGGHAEYTSVPEIAVIPAREIKDVIASSPVSCAYGTAYGALKTAGASAGQSVVVIGTGGVGSAAIQLASVMGLYPIIAVDVVDSKLAKVKELGATHTVNPNKEDPVGKITEILPEGADIVYETKPNPDLQIAFNVVNKSGTMVVTGLGNATSSTINLMTNLFVGRGLKVVGSLGYRPRIDLPELVRMVASGKLDVKKLVTHVYRPDEINTAYENLEKGLHLRAIIDWTKL; via the coding sequence ATGAAAGCCGCAATATTTAAGGGAGCAAACGCACCGCTTCAATTAACGGATATCCCTAAACCGTCCCCAGGTGAAGGAGAGATCCTAATTAGAGTAGCATCTACAGGTGTTTGCCATTCCGATATACACCACATGAAAGGTGAGCTACTTGGATTTATGCCACCCGAGGGGTTTATTCTTGGACATGAAATTTCAGGATGGGTAGAAGATTTTGGACCGAATGTAACAAACCCCTATGGACTACAAAAAGGAGACCCTGTAATAGTATCATGGATTGTACCATGTGGAAAGTGTAGATATTGTGCGTCTGGTAAGGAAAACTATTGTAACAACGTAATGATGAAGATGCCGGGTTTGATCGGAATAAATGGGGGTCATGCTGAATACACTTCAGTCCCTGAAATAGCTGTAATACCGGCAAGAGAAATAAAAGATGTGATTGCCTCTTCACCTGTTTCATGTGCATATGGTACAGCTTACGGAGCACTTAAGACTGCTGGTGCTTCTGCAGGTCAAAGTGTAGTTGTAATAGGTACAGGTGGTGTAGGTTCCGCTGCGATTCAGTTAGCCAGTGTAATGGGGCTATATCCAATAATTGCAGTGGATGTTGTAGACAGTAAATTAGCGAAAGTAAAAGAATTGGGAGCGACTCATACTGTTAATCCTAACAAGGAAGACCCTGTTGGCAAGATAACTGAGATATTACCAGAAGGAGCGGATATAGTTTATGAGACTAAACCCAATCCAGATTTGCAAATAGCCTTTAACGTCGTGAACAAGTCGGGAACAATGGTTGTTACCGGACTAGGGAATGCCACATCAAGTACAATTAACTTAATGACTAACCTCTTTGTGGGAAGGGGACTTAAAGTTGTGGGAAGTTTAGGTTATAGACCCAGGATTGACTTACCAGAGTTGGTAAGGATGGTAGCATCGGGTAAGCTCGACGTTAAAAAACTTGTGACTCACGTGTATAGACCAGATGAGATAAACACTGCATACGAAAATCTTGAGAAAGGACTGCATTTAAGAGCAATAATTGACTGGACTAAGCTGTAG
- a CDS encoding R2-like ligand-binding oxidase, translating to MDKPVEITPDGKVVRKSYSSVKKGIDWNSYPMRLWAKSNELFWSPLQFKELIQQDKQDWETMSESEREISEYIATAFSAGEEAVSRYLAELVIALDELGYTEEVLFLNQFQQEETRHTDAFRRWMDSIGMDKDTEKWTTEINPSYYELFYVALPSAAYGVKANPSPESILRFTATYMFSIEGIAAETGFYFWRTMWERGRHLKGIYEIVKRVAADESRHLAFGTYLTTMLIGEDQSLYDKFLEYFNYAGGLAVRLIGTIVEQQVNKWEPYKEKWGRYFEWVYKENGLGSLVDYAAKMVQHRLFYVNRLRNANREKLRYMPLNEAAPVIENFDTVEKYLTPQYDPE from the coding sequence TTGGATAAACCAGTAGAAATAACCCCAGACGGTAAGGTAGTTAGGAAAAGCTACTCTTCAGTAAAGAAGGGAATAGATTGGAACTCTTACCCCATGAGATTATGGGCAAAATCTAATGAACTATTCTGGTCTCCGTTACAATTTAAGGAACTAATACAACAGGACAAGCAAGATTGGGAGACAATGAGTGAATCAGAAAGGGAGATATCTGAATACATTGCAACAGCGTTTTCCGCAGGAGAGGAGGCAGTATCTAGATATTTAGCGGAGCTAGTAATAGCTTTAGATGAGTTAGGATACACTGAAGAAGTATTATTCCTTAATCAATTCCAGCAGGAGGAAACCAGACATACAGATGCTTTTAGGAGGTGGATGGACTCCATAGGTATGGATAAGGACACTGAGAAATGGACCACAGAAATTAATCCATCTTACTATGAGCTTTTCTACGTTGCATTACCCTCAGCCGCTTATGGAGTTAAGGCAAATCCATCTCCAGAGAGTATATTAAGATTTACTGCTACATATATGTTCTCGATAGAGGGTATAGCTGCAGAAACTGGATTTTACTTCTGGAGAACTATGTGGGAAAGGGGTAGACATCTAAAAGGTATTTACGAGATTGTGAAAAGAGTAGCCGCTGATGAGTCTAGACATTTAGCGTTTGGGACTTACCTTACAACTATGCTAATAGGTGAAGACCAATCCCTATACGATAAATTCTTAGAGTACTTCAATTATGCAGGTGGTTTAGCTGTAAGGCTGATTGGAACAATAGTGGAGCAACAGGTAAACAAATGGGAACCATACAAGGAGAAATGGGGAAGATATTTCGAATGGGTATATAAGGAGAACGGTCTAGGTTCACTGGTAGATTACGCTGCAAAAATGGTCCAGCACAGGCTATTCTACGTAAATAGGCTAAGGAACGCTAATAGAGAGAAGCTAAGATACATGCCATTAAACGAAGCTGCTCCAGTGATAGAGAACTTCGATACTGTAGAGAAATACCTTACTCCTCAGTATGATCCCGAATAG
- a CDS encoding 3-hydroxyacyl-CoA dehydrogenase/enoyl-CoA hydratase family protein — protein sequence MKVVVIGSGEMGHGIAEVMAIYKNEVTLVDIKDEILDKAISKIRESLDRLKKRGSIEEEPEDILKRITKSINLEEAVKDADLVIEAVPEIVDLKQNIFKRLDQFTKPDAILATNTSNIRISEISKFVNKKDRVVGMHFFNPPVLMQLVEIIKGPDTSPEVVQKLYEITKQIGKTPVIVNKDTPGFIVNRINAAESLFICLVLQKGINYEEVDAYFRSLGLPMGPYELMDYVGLDIVAHSLEYFAKEISPEYGKCTKIKEMVNNGLLGRKSGRGFYDWTKGRPQINAKQNPIIDVNDLLAIDINEASKLLEDNVATPNDIETAVKLGMNRPFGPITVAKSADLNDVKSRLERISSEYGITIFQPTDSIKTGKLKELLEGEKKEEKKEFETLNVSKEGKVAIVKLNRPKLNLINYTLLDELDRLLTELWNDRSINVILITGEGQNFSGGAELSAPITDQVQFLELVRKGERTFKRLTEIPKIVIAFVKGYALGGGFELSSYCDLRIATENAVFGFPETGLGLVPAWGGTQRLPKLIGISRAMYLILTAQRISAKEALEYGLVNKIVKDENEALEFAKDLSERIAPISAMLAKRLINRGSEVPIDVGLEMESIAGGLLFTTEDLKEGIVAFFSKRKPEFKGK from the coding sequence GTGAAAGTAGTTGTAATAGGTTCTGGAGAGATGGGACATGGAATAGCTGAAGTAATGGCGATATATAAAAACGAAGTTACCCTAGTGGATATAAAAGACGAGATACTGGACAAGGCAATCTCTAAGATTAGGGAGAGTTTAGATAGGTTAAAGAAGAGGGGCTCAATTGAAGAGGAGCCCGAGGATATACTAAAGAGGATAACAAAGTCAATAAACCTTGAAGAAGCAGTTAAAGACGCTGATCTTGTAATAGAGGCAGTTCCTGAAATAGTCGACCTAAAACAGAACATTTTCAAGCGACTAGATCAATTCACAAAGCCAGATGCTATTCTCGCTACTAATACGTCAAATATTAGGATTAGTGAGATCTCTAAATTTGTGAATAAGAAGGATAGAGTAGTTGGAATGCACTTCTTCAACCCACCGGTACTTATGCAGTTGGTTGAAATAATAAAAGGACCAGATACCAGTCCTGAAGTGGTTCAGAAGCTCTACGAAATAACTAAACAGATCGGTAAAACACCTGTAATCGTGAATAAAGATACTCCAGGATTTATAGTGAATAGGATCAATGCAGCTGAAAGCTTATTCATCTGCCTAGTTTTACAAAAGGGTATTAATTATGAGGAAGTGGACGCTTACTTCAGATCTCTAGGTCTACCCATGGGACCTTATGAGCTAATGGATTATGTTGGATTAGACATTGTAGCCCATAGCCTAGAATATTTTGCAAAAGAAATATCTCCTGAATATGGGAAATGTACAAAGATTAAAGAGATGGTAAATAACGGACTGTTGGGAAGGAAAAGTGGAAGAGGATTTTACGATTGGACTAAGGGGAGACCCCAGATTAATGCTAAGCAAAATCCAATAATTGATGTGAATGACTTGCTAGCAATAGACATAAATGAAGCCTCAAAATTACTCGAGGATAATGTCGCTACACCAAATGACATTGAAACGGCAGTAAAGTTAGGTATGAACAGACCCTTCGGTCCAATAACTGTAGCTAAAAGTGCAGATTTAAATGATGTGAAGAGCAGACTTGAAAGAATATCAAGTGAATACGGAATTACAATTTTCCAACCAACGGACTCCATAAAGACAGGTAAACTCAAGGAACTACTTGAGGGCGAGAAAAAGGAGGAGAAGAAGGAATTTGAAACACTCAACGTGAGCAAGGAAGGAAAGGTTGCTATTGTTAAGCTGAATAGACCTAAGTTGAACTTGATAAATTACACCCTGCTGGACGAACTGGATAGATTACTGACAGAACTCTGGAATGACAGATCAATTAATGTGATCTTGATCACTGGAGAAGGACAAAACTTCTCAGGCGGTGCAGAGCTCTCTGCCCCTATCACAGATCAAGTACAATTCCTTGAGTTAGTGAGGAAAGGAGAGAGGACTTTCAAGAGGTTAACTGAGATTCCTAAGATCGTCATTGCATTTGTTAAAGGCTATGCTCTAGGGGGAGGCTTTGAGTTATCTTCCTACTGTGATCTACGAATAGCAACTGAGAATGCTGTGTTTGGTTTCCCTGAGACTGGTTTGGGTTTAGTACCAGCATGGGGAGGTACTCAGCGACTGCCTAAATTAATTGGAATTTCCAGGGCTATGTATCTAATACTTACTGCCCAAAGAATATCCGCAAAAGAAGCACTAGAGTATGGTTTGGTTAATAAGATAGTTAAGGACGAAAATGAAGCATTAGAGTTTGCAAAGGACCTGTCTGAGAGAATAGCACCTATTTCTGCCATGTTGGCTAAAAGGTTAATTAACAGGGGTAGTGAGGTACCAATTGATGTAGGTCTAGAGATGGAATCCATAGCGGGAGGATTACTATTTACAACTGAGGATTTAAAGGAGGGAATTGTAGCCTTCTTCTCAAAGAGAAAACCAGAGTTTAAAGGAAAATAG
- a CDS encoding SRPBCC domain-containing protein — MSLNRICGRFSVLDLVKTLQFIGDQNNFVGCIPNIVSANENTFKAKVKALGLPLTVKGELYKYEISPETLILTVGLRVKTTGAVIDIITRSKVKEDGSQVIWDTQYNIAGPLKILLKPLLESVTEQTVVDTIECIKLRTTS, encoded by the coding sequence ATGTCGTTAAATAGGATATGTGGAAGGTTCTCTGTACTGGATCTGGTTAAAACATTGCAGTTCATTGGAGATCAGAACAACTTCGTGGGCTGTATACCAAATATAGTTAGTGCGAATGAGAACACATTTAAAGCGAAAGTAAAGGCATTGGGGCTACCATTAACCGTGAAGGGAGAACTTTATAAGTACGAAATATCCCCAGAGACGTTAATACTCACAGTTGGACTACGAGTCAAAACTACAGGTGCAGTTATAGATATAATTACAAGGAGTAAGGTTAAAGAAGATGGCAGTCAAGTCATATGGGATACTCAATATAATATCGCGGGACCCCTTAAAATACTTTTAAAGCCTTTGTTAGAGAGTGTGACAGAGCAGACAGTGGTGGACACTATAGAGTGTATTAAGCTGAGAACTACTTCTTAA